The following proteins are encoded in a genomic region of Desulfosporosinus youngiae DSM 17734:
- the rbfA gene encoding 30S ribosome-binding factor RbfA: MSKHRPNRLAETLKEEISQLIRVELKDPRIGFVTLTSVDVADDLSHAKVYVSVLGTEEEGNASLNSLNRAAGFIRSEIGKRVRLRHTPSIVFKYDPSIQHGAHIAKLLKDVGASDETGKEDSHE, translated from the coding sequence ATGTCAAAACATCGACCTAATCGGTTGGCAGAAACACTTAAAGAAGAGATATCTCAACTTATTCGAGTGGAATTAAAAGATCCCCGTATAGGTTTTGTAACTCTGACAAGTGTTGATGTCGCTGACGATTTATCACATGCAAAAGTGTATGTTAGCGTTTTGGGAACTGAGGAAGAAGGAAATGCTTCATTGAATTCCTTAAATAGGGCAGCAGGGTTTATTCGCAGTGAGATCGGAAAACGAGTACGGCTCCGGCATACGCCATCCATCGTTTTCAAATACGATCCTTCCATTCAACATGGTGCACATATTGCCAAATTGTTGAAGGATGTTGGGGCATCCGATGAAACGGGTAAGGAAGATTCTCATGAATAA
- the rnpM gene encoding RNase P modulator RnpM — MKTRKVPMRMCLGCQEMKPKKELLRIVRTPEGIVELDPTGKRNGRGAYLCPSSVCFQTAVKERRFRKAFGVDVDPEVFANLEGKLSS, encoded by the coding sequence ATGAAGACACGAAAAGTCCCGATGCGGATGTGCTTGGGGTGCCAGGAAATGAAGCCCAAAAAAGAGCTGTTGCGAATTGTAAGGACTCCGGAAGGGATTGTAGAGCTTGATCCCACTGGAAAACGGAATGGTCGTGGCGCATACCTTTGTCCTAGCTCGGTCTGTTTTCAAACGGCTGTCAAAGAGCGGCGTTTCCGGAAAGCATTTGGAGTGGATGTAGACCCAGAGGTATTTGCGAACTTGGAAGGAAAACTATCTTCGTGA
- a CDS encoding GIY-YIG nuclease family protein, producing MKEELKQLPKRPGVYMMLDLLGNVIYVGKAKDLKNRISQYFHYQKDRDPKVEEMIQHIHRFNYQVTDTELDALIEECYLIKKIKPRYNRQMKNFKKYLYIKIPAEQYPKVIVVNEKADEDALYFGPFTSSHQVENAVKYLNDFYPIRKCTSPRLVKSTNGCLFRQLGRCLGVCTGQVQPDEYWDYIEKIQQLLNGNDFLPVQELSQQLDTAIENLKFEKAAKYREYYLGLRHVIGKQTLVQSSSKNRNILAVEFLDDDRAKLFLIKGNKLLYGKMIDGVSSDSIEMRQSLSRMIREKFLDIDKLDFGKLTPQDIDEAQIIYTYLKKNRKKVITFWIPSARLKNETSLDATVIKIISRINAKLSTRY from the coding sequence TTGAAAGAGGAACTCAAGCAACTTCCAAAAAGACCAGGTGTTTATATGATGCTCGATTTATTGGGCAATGTAATCTATGTCGGAAAGGCTAAGGATTTAAAAAACAGGATATCTCAATATTTTCATTACCAAAAGGATAGAGATCCAAAAGTTGAAGAAATGATACAGCATATTCATAGGTTCAATTATCAAGTTACGGATACTGAGTTGGATGCCTTAATTGAAGAATGCTACCTTATTAAGAAAATAAAACCCCGGTATAACAGGCAAATGAAGAACTTTAAGAAATATCTTTATATAAAGATACCAGCCGAACAATACCCGAAGGTGATTGTCGTAAATGAAAAGGCGGACGAAGATGCTCTATATTTTGGTCCATTCACCAGTTCGCATCAGGTAGAGAATGCTGTAAAATACCTAAATGATTTTTACCCTATTCGAAAATGTACTAGTCCTAGATTAGTCAAGAGTACTAATGGCTGCTTGTTTCGGCAGTTGGGTAGGTGTTTAGGGGTTTGTACCGGGCAAGTACAACCTGATGAGTATTGGGATTACATTGAAAAAATACAACAGCTTCTCAATGGAAATGATTTCCTACCTGTCCAGGAACTTTCTCAACAATTGGACACAGCTATTGAAAATCTTAAATTTGAAAAAGCGGCCAAGTATAGAGAGTATTACTTAGGTCTGAGGCATGTTATTGGAAAACAAACGTTAGTTCAGTCATCAAGTAAAAATAGAAATATCTTAGCAGTCGAATTCTTAGACGATGATCGTGCTAAATTGTTCCTGATCAAAGGAAATAAGTTGCTTTATGGAAAAATGATTGATGGAGTAAGCTCAGACAGTATAGAGATGAGACAGTCCCTAAGCCGGATGATCCGGGAAAAGTTTCTGGATATAGATAAACTTGATTTTGGTAAGTTAACCCCTCAGGATATTGATGAAGCGCAAATAATCTACACTTATTTAAAAAAGAATAGGAAAAAAGTTATTACTTTCTGGATACCGTCAGCAAGATTAAAGAATGAAACATCCTTGGATGCCACAGTTATTAAGATCATAAGTCGGATTAATGCTAAACTTTCGACACGATATTAA
- the nusA gene encoding transcription termination factor NusA, with product MNMEFIEALHDLEKGRGISAEILFEAIEAALISAYKKNFGSLQNVRVLIDRLTGEFKVYARKTVVDIVEDARTQVSLVEARNLDPNYQLEDIVEYEVTPRDFGRIAAQTAKQVVVQRIREAERGMIYDEFVNREGDIVTGVVQRYEQKNVIVDLGKIEAVLPAQEQIPGEVYQSFDRIKTYVVEVKKTTKGPQIMLSRTHPGLIKRLFELEVPEIHDGIVEIKGVSREAGARSKIAVYSRDPNVDAVGACVGPKGVRVQTIVTELKGEKIDIVNFSIDPQEFVANSLSPAKVVQVYPKLNEKVAIVVVPDYQLSLAIGKEGQNARLAAKLTGWKIDIKSESQAIAHNIIPQGQGKYETYDEYGDYEEYSEYDDYTDTEDFQDYQEYEEDSIEAGSQLTENNTDKNDETYAGYAEELDSLEMDDFEIITDEEVDQAGEDLSGYNTEASKERKKKGKR from the coding sequence ATGAATATGGAGTTCATCGAGGCCCTTCACGACTTGGAAAAAGGACGGGGAATTTCTGCAGAGATTCTGTTTGAGGCAATTGAGGCAGCACTGATTTCAGCATACAAGAAGAATTTCGGATCCTTACAAAATGTTCGAGTTCTGATTGATCGCTTAACCGGTGAGTTTAAAGTTTATGCCCGTAAAACCGTTGTAGACATCGTGGAGGATGCTCGGACTCAGGTTAGCTTGGTGGAGGCGCGTAATCTCGATCCTAATTACCAACTTGAAGACATTGTTGAATACGAAGTAACTCCTCGTGATTTTGGACGAATTGCGGCGCAAACTGCGAAGCAGGTTGTTGTACAACGCATTAGAGAAGCGGAACGAGGCATGATATACGATGAATTTGTTAATCGTGAAGGGGATATCGTGACCGGTGTCGTCCAGCGGTATGAACAGAAGAACGTCATCGTAGATTTAGGGAAGATAGAAGCGGTACTTCCCGCTCAGGAACAAATACCTGGAGAAGTGTACCAATCCTTTGATCGTATCAAAACCTATGTTGTAGAAGTTAAGAAGACAACGAAGGGACCGCAAATTATGCTGTCTCGCACCCATCCGGGGCTGATAAAACGTTTGTTTGAGCTTGAAGTGCCTGAAATACATGACGGGATCGTAGAAATAAAAGGGGTTTCGCGTGAAGCTGGGGCACGCTCCAAAATTGCAGTTTATTCACGTGATCCTAATGTAGATGCTGTTGGAGCCTGTGTTGGACCTAAAGGAGTGCGTGTACAGACCATTGTCACAGAATTAAAAGGGGAAAAGATTGACATTGTGAACTTTTCAATTGATCCTCAGGAATTTGTGGCTAATTCCCTTTCTCCGGCAAAAGTAGTGCAAGTCTATCCAAAACTCAATGAGAAAGTCGCCATTGTTGTAGTTCCTGACTATCAACTTTCGTTAGCCATTGGAAAAGAAGGTCAAAATGCTCGTCTGGCAGCTAAACTTACGGGCTGGAAGATTGACATAAAAAGTGAATCCCAAGCAATTGCTCACAATATCATTCCCCAAGGGCAAGGGAAGTATGAAACTTATGATGAGTACGGCGACTATGAGGAGTACTCAGAATATGATGACTATACAGACACAGAGGATTTTCAAGATTATCAAGAGTACGAAGAAGACTCAATTGAAGCGGGTTCGCAGCTTACAGAAAACAATACCGACAAAAACGATGAAACCTATGCCGGGTATGCAGAGGAACTCGACTCTCTTGAAATGGATGACTTTGAGATAATTACTGACGAAGAAGTGGATCAAGCCGGGGAAGATTTATCGGGCTATAATACCGAAGCTTCTAAGGAAAGAAAAAAGAAAGGGAAGAGGTGA
- a CDS encoding L7Ae/L30e/S12e/Gadd45 family ribosomal protein: MNTRIQSLIGIARRAGKIASGDAQIEAMVKKRKGSLLIIAEDAHGAQKKYTQWANDIKLPVLVTGTKLELGCAIGLSPRSAVLVLDQGFAKAILLARS; the protein is encoded by the coding sequence GTGAATACACGTATCCAATCCTTAATTGGAATTGCCCGACGGGCTGGTAAAATTGCTTCCGGTGATGCTCAAATTGAAGCCATGGTCAAAAAAAGAAAAGGATCTCTTCTTATCATAGCTGAAGATGCTCACGGGGCACAGAAAAAGTATACTCAGTGGGCTAATGATATTAAATTACCAGTGCTTGTCACTGGGACAAAACTGGAATTAGGATGTGCTATAGGACTTTCGCCGCGTTCAGCAGTGCTTGTTTTGGATCAAGGGTTTGCTAAAGCTATATTACTAGCAAGGAGCTGA
- the infB gene encoding translation initiation factor IF-2, which translates to MSIRVHELAKELNFSSKEVMTRLVAMGTDVKNHLSTVDQKDADRLRNQLKGKETNLEHSEHKNTKETKPIATESEQDSKLKEPRSAIERQPQSPRPGTEVRSQGPRPGTEVRSQGPRPGAEGRPQGPRPGYQGQPQGPRPGYQGQPQGPRPGYQGQPQGPRPGYQGQSQGPRSGYQGQPQGPRPGYQGQPQGPRPGYQGQSQGPRPGYQGQPQGPRPGYQGQPQGPRPGYQGQPQGPRPGYQGQSQGPRPGYQGQPQGPRPGYQGQSQGPRPGYQGQSQGPRPGYQGQSQGPRPGYQGQSQGPRPGYQGQSQGPRPGMSSRAGAGAPPSPMIVEQAKRQMPANKKAQDKAYERKREQEKERENALRSQHKRFQKRPKKEVRDTTPKHIVIQGSISVQDLASKMSRKAGELIKQLMNLGVMATINQELDVETATILAGEMGVTVEVKAEKSLAIIEEIQDDPEDLVFRPPVVTVMGHVDHGKTSLLDAIRTTHVTASEAGGITQHIGAYQVEINGQKITFLDTPGHEAFTSMRARGAQVTDIAILVVAADDGIMPQTIEAINHAKAAEVPIIVAINKIDRENASPDKVKQELTEYGLVVEEWGGDTIAVPVSAKNNIGIEQLLEMILLVAEIRDYKANPNRPAAGNVIEAELDKGKGPVATVLVSKGTLNIGDVAVAGCAYGRIKAMLDEKGRRVKKAGPSMPVEVQGLSEVPEAGEPFYVVADEKLARQITSARIAVRKAEESKQSVAVKVSLEDLFDKIKEGEIKELNIIIKADVQGSVEALKQSLLRLSTSEVRVNPIHGGVGAINKTDIMLASASNAIILGFNVRPDANAKATAELEGVDLRLYRVIYDAIEDVKAAMTGLLDPSFKEVVVGKAEVRQVFKVPKAGTVAGCMVIEGKIIRSAKVRVIRDSIVIHEGVMESLKRFKDDAKEVAEGFECGIGIEKYNDLKEADIIEAFIMEEVKRTL; encoded by the coding sequence ATGAGTATTCGTGTTCATGAATTAGCAAAAGAATTAAATTTTAGCAGTAAAGAAGTGATGACAAGACTCGTGGCTATGGGAACAGATGTGAAAAATCATTTAAGTACAGTTGATCAAAAAGATGCGGATCGTTTACGGAACCAGCTGAAAGGAAAGGAGACAAATTTGGAGCATTCTGAACACAAAAATACTAAAGAAACTAAGCCAATTGCAACTGAATCAGAACAAGACAGTAAGCTGAAAGAACCCCGTTCAGCAATAGAACGACAGCCACAAAGTCCCCGTCCTGGAACAGAAGTGCGTTCCCAAGGTCCCCGTCCTGGAACAGAAGTGCGTTCCCAAGGTCCGCGTCCGGGAGCGGAAGGGCGTCCTCAAGGACCCCGACCGGGTTATCAAGGTCAGCCCCAGGGACCCCGACCGGGTTACCAAGGTCAGCCTCAGGGACCCCGACCAGGTTACCAAGGTCAGCCCCAAGGACCCCGTCCAGGGTATCAGGGACAGTCTCAAGGGCCCCGTTCGGGCTATCAAGGTCAGCCCCAGGGACCCCGACCGGGTTACCAAGGTCAGCCCCAGGGGCCCCGACCGGGCTATCAAGGTCAGTCCCAGGGACCCCGACCGGGTTACCAAGGTCAGCCCCAGGGACCCCGACCGGGCTATCAAGGTCAGCCTCAGGGACCCCGACCGGGTTACCAAGGTCAGCCCCAGGGACCCCGTCCGGGGTATCAGGGACAGTCTCAAGGCCCGCGTCCAGGCTACCAAGGTCAGCCCCAGGGACCTCGTCCAGGGTATCAGGGACAGTCTCAAGGCCCGCGTCCAGGCTACCAAGGTCAGTCCCAGGGACCCCGTCCAGGGTATCAGGGACAGTCCCAAGGTCCGCGTCCAGGCTACCAAGGTCAGTCCCAGGGACCCCGTCCAGGGTATCAAGGACAGTCTCAAGGTCCGCGTCCAGGCATGTCTTCACGTGCAGGTGCGGGTGCGCCACCGTCTCCAATGATTGTAGAGCAAGCCAAGAGACAGATGCCTGCTAACAAGAAAGCTCAAGACAAAGCCTACGAGCGCAAACGGGAACAGGAAAAAGAAAGAGAAAATGCACTTCGCTCACAACATAAACGTTTTCAAAAGCGTCCCAAAAAAGAAGTGCGGGATACTACTCCGAAGCATATTGTGATACAGGGTTCGATATCCGTTCAAGATTTAGCCTCCAAAATGAGTCGTAAGGCGGGAGAACTGATTAAACAGCTTATGAATCTGGGAGTTATGGCTACTATTAATCAGGAGTTGGACGTTGAAACCGCAACGATTTTGGCAGGCGAAATGGGTGTTACAGTAGAGGTTAAGGCCGAGAAATCATTGGCAATTATTGAGGAGATCCAAGATGATCCTGAAGATCTTGTTTTCCGTCCACCGGTCGTTACCGTAATGGGACACGTTGACCACGGGAAAACCTCTCTCTTAGATGCCATTCGTACGACTCATGTAACTGCTTCGGAAGCAGGAGGAATTACGCAGCATATCGGGGCTTATCAAGTAGAAATCAATGGTCAAAAAATTACCTTCTTAGATACCCCCGGACACGAAGCGTTTACTTCAATGCGTGCTCGTGGTGCGCAAGTTACAGATATAGCCATATTAGTAGTAGCTGCTGATGATGGAATCATGCCACAAACTATTGAAGCGATTAATCACGCAAAGGCTGCTGAGGTTCCGATCATCGTGGCTATTAATAAGATAGATAGAGAAAATGCATCTCCGGATAAAGTAAAGCAAGAACTGACTGAGTACGGTCTCGTTGTTGAAGAATGGGGCGGAGATACGATTGCCGTTCCTGTATCTGCAAAGAATAATATTGGCATCGAACAACTGCTTGAGATGATTTTATTGGTCGCTGAAATCCGTGATTATAAAGCAAATCCGAATCGGCCTGCGGCTGGAAATGTTATTGAGGCAGAGTTAGATAAGGGAAAGGGTCCGGTGGCAACCGTTCTGGTTTCTAAAGGAACTCTTAACATCGGGGATGTGGCAGTTGCCGGGTGTGCTTATGGCCGGATTAAGGCCATGTTGGATGAAAAAGGCCGGCGTGTCAAAAAGGCCGGGCCATCTATGCCGGTTGAAGTACAGGGTTTATCTGAAGTGCCTGAAGCGGGAGAACCTTTCTACGTTGTGGCCGATGAAAAATTGGCTCGCCAGATAACCTCAGCACGTATCGCTGTACGAAAAGCAGAAGAATCCAAGCAAAGCGTAGCTGTCAAAGTCAGCTTAGAAGACCTCTTTGATAAGATTAAAGAGGGTGAAATCAAAGAATTGAATATTATTATTAAAGCGGATGTGCAAGGATCCGTCGAGGCCCTAAAGCAGTCCTTGCTGCGCCTTTCGACAAGTGAGGTACGTGTTAACCCAATCCATGGCGGAGTCGGTGCAATCAATAAAACAGATATTATGCTGGCCTCAGCTTCAAATGCCATTATTTTAGGCTTCAATGTCCGACCGGATGCTAATGCAAAGGCAACGGCCGAACTGGAGGGTGTCGATTTACGTCTGTATCGAGTCATCTATGATGCCATTGAAGATGTCAAAGCAGCCATGACCGGTTTGCTGGATCCTTCCTTTAAAGAAGTTGTGGTGGGCAAGGCAGAAGTCCGCCAAGTCTTTAAAGTTCCAAAAGCAGGCACAGTGGCTGGATGTATGGTAATCGAAGGGAAAATCATTCGTTCTGCAAAAGTACGCGTTATCAGGGATAGCATAGTCATTCATGAGGGTGTTATGGAATCATTAAAGCGATTTAAGGATGATGCTAAAGAGGTTGCCGAGGGTTTTGAATGCGGAATTGGAATCGAAAAATATAATGATCTCAAGGAAGCAGACATTATTGAGGCGTTTATCATGGAAGAAGTTAAGCGCACATTATAG
- the rimP gene encoding ribosome maturation factor RimP has product MNKSIEQQIHIMVEPIVEEKGLELIDVEYVREGAHWYLRLYIDKDGGVDMDDCSSISHVVSEMLDRKNPIPQAYMLEVSSPGLERPLKKEEDFVRFQGSLVMVHTTSLFQGFKKFTGNLVGLINDEIVLEYNDERVAIPRILVKKAHLALDF; this is encoded by the coding sequence ATGAATAAATCAATAGAACAACAAATTCACATCATGGTTGAGCCTATTGTAGAAGAAAAAGGGCTTGAATTGATCGACGTTGAGTACGTGAGAGAAGGTGCGCATTGGTATTTGCGCCTTTACATAGATAAAGACGGTGGTGTAGACATGGATGATTGTTCATCTATCAGCCACGTTGTGAGTGAAATGTTGGATCGGAAAAATCCTATTCCTCAAGCCTACATGCTGGAAGTGTCTTCTCCTGGACTTGAACGTCCGCTTAAAAAGGAAGAGGACTTTGTTCGTTTTCAGGGAAGTTTGGTTATGGTGCATACGACGTCTCTTTTTCAAGGATTCAAGAAATTCACGGGAAATCTTGTTGGACTAATTAACGATGAAATCGTTTTAGAATACAATGATGAGCGCGTCGCTATTCCACGCATTTTGGTAAAGAAAGCTCATTTGGCACTGGATTTTTAA
- a CDS encoding DHH family phosphoesterase, with amino-acid sequence MNKNSLVEEFIAVLRKAPKVALFSHVSPDGDCLGSMLAIGLALEKIGKEVSFYNPNSVPGNLVFLPGASRISQQLPDPQPETLMFVDCTDLGRVSLSMSDISKDTMVLNLDHHISNQYFGHVNWVDSRASAVGELALILINLLGVEIDRDIATNLYTAIVTDSGCFQYSNTTAQTHRLAAELMDKDINISNIHHSLFDQKPLSQIKLLQYALNGLELYAEGQLALMTLSLEDFQKSGAGQELSEGLVNHARSIAGVEVAVLLKEVGPLEIKGGLRSNLWLNVNEIAAQFGGGGHNRAAGCTFRVPIAEAKQSIITVIEEALKVGRNH; translated from the coding sequence ATGAATAAAAATAGCCTTGTCGAAGAATTCATCGCGGTTCTAAGAAAAGCGCCAAAAGTGGCGCTTTTCTCCCATGTATCGCCTGATGGAGATTGTTTGGGATCAATGCTGGCAATCGGACTGGCATTAGAGAAAATCGGGAAGGAAGTATCCTTTTACAACCCGAATTCCGTACCTGGCAATTTAGTGTTTTTGCCGGGAGCGTCCCGAATAAGTCAGCAGTTGCCTGATCCTCAGCCCGAAACCCTGATGTTTGTGGACTGTACTGATTTAGGGCGTGTTAGTCTTTCTATGTCGGATATTTCAAAAGATACTATGGTGCTTAACCTAGATCATCACATCTCGAATCAGTACTTTGGGCACGTGAACTGGGTTGATTCCCGAGCGAGTGCTGTCGGAGAACTGGCCTTGATTCTCATTAACCTGCTTGGCGTAGAGATCGACAGGGACATAGCTACTAACCTTTACACAGCCATCGTGACAGATTCGGGCTGCTTTCAGTATAGCAACACCACAGCGCAAACTCACCGTTTGGCAGCTGAGTTGATGGATAAGGATATTAATATCTCGAATATTCACCATAGCCTTTTTGATCAAAAGCCTCTTTCTCAAATCAAGTTGCTGCAATATGCTTTAAATGGGCTCGAACTATACGCTGAGGGTCAGTTAGCCCTCATGACCTTAAGCTTAGAGGATTTTCAAAAAAGCGGTGCGGGGCAGGAATTGAGTGAAGGTCTGGTCAATCACGCACGCAGTATTGCGGGCGTAGAGGTGGCGGTGCTGCTAAAAGAAGTGGGACCTCTGGAAATTAAAGGAGGTCTGCGATCGAACCTCTGGCTGAACGTTAATGAGATAGCCGCTCAGTTTGGCGGAGGAGGGCATAATCGGGCTGCGGGTTGTACATTCCGTGTCCCAATAGCAGAAGCAAAACAAAGCATCATTACAGTGATTGAGGAGGCGTTAAAGGTTGGAAGGAATCATTAA